A genomic segment from Mustela lutreola isolate mMusLut2 chromosome 15, mMusLut2.pri, whole genome shotgun sequence encodes:
- the CA4 gene encoding carbonic anhydrase 4 isoform X1, giving the protein MRLLPALLALAAARPLASAESHWCYEIQAKASNYTCLGPSHWGEDCQKNRQSPIDIVTTKAQVDPDLGPFSFSGYDKKQKWKVQNNGHSVMVLLEGEASIAGGGLAARYRATQLHLHWSEKLDRGSEHTLDGRRFAMEMHIVHEKEKGTSRNEKEAQDPKDEIAVLAFLLEAGSEENYGFQPLVEALASVPRPKMNTTMKESISLFDLIPKKEKLRHYYRYLGSLTTPGCQETVVWTVFQERIRLRRDQIFAFSKNLYYDKEQTLSMTENVRPLQPQGQRPVFKSRAPGQLLPLPLATILIPTLTCLMTGFLR; this is encoded by the exons aGTCACACTGGTGCTACGAGATTCAAGCCAAGGCCTCCAACTATACTTGCTTGG gtCCTAGCCACTGGGGTGAAGACTGCCAGAAGAACCGCCAGTCCCCCATCGACATTGTCACTACAAAGGCACAGGTAGACCCAGACTTGGGAcccttctccttctctggctATGACAAGAAGCAAAAGTGGAAAGTCCAGAACAATGGGCATTCAG TGATGGTGCTGCTGGAGGGTGAGGCCTCCATCGCTGGAGGAGGACTGGCTGCCCGGTACCGGGCCACACAGCTGCACCTGCACTGGTCCGAGAAGCTGGATAGGGGCTCAGAGCATACCCTCGATGGCAGGCGCTTTGCCATGGAG ATGCACATAGTAcatgagaaagagaaggggacaTCGAGGAACGAGAAAGAGGCCCAGGATCCCAAAGATGAGATTGCAGTGCTGGCCTTCTTGCTGGAG GCCGGATCTGAGGAGAATTATGGCTTCCAGCCCCTGGTGGAGGCcctggcttctgtccccagaccCA AGATGAACACCACGATGAAAGAGAGCATCAGCCTGTTCGACCTAATCCCcaagaaggagaaactgaggcattaCTATCGCTACCTGGGCTCCCTCACCACTCCAGGCTGCCAGGAGACAGTTGTCTGGACCGTGTTCCAGGAGCGCATTCGGCTCCGCAGGGATCAG ATCTTCGCCTTCTCCAAGAACCTATACTATGATAAGGAGCAGACATTGAGTATGACAGAGAATGTCAGACCCTTGCAGCCGCAGGGGCAGCGACCCGTGTTCAAGTCTCGGGCCCCAGGACAGCTGCTGCCCTTGCCCTTGGCCACCATTCTGATCCCCACGCTCACCTGCCTGATGACTGGCTTCCTCCGATGA
- the CA4 gene encoding carbonic anhydrase 4 isoform X3 yields MRLLPALLALAAARPLASAESHWCYEIQAKASNYTCLGPSHWGEDCQKNRQSPIDIVTTKAQVDPDLGPFSFSGYDKKQKWKVQNNGHSVMVLLEGEASIAGGGLAARYRATQLHLHWSEKLDRGSEHTLDGRRFAMEMHIVHEKEKGTSRNEKEAQDPKDEIAVLAFLLEAGSEENYGFQPLVEALASVPRPKMNTTMKESISLFDLIPKKEKLRHYYRYLGSLTTPGCQETVVWTVFQERIRLRRDQLNLTSVL; encoded by the exons aGTCACACTGGTGCTACGAGATTCAAGCCAAGGCCTCCAACTATACTTGCTTGG gtCCTAGCCACTGGGGTGAAGACTGCCAGAAGAACCGCCAGTCCCCCATCGACATTGTCACTACAAAGGCACAGGTAGACCCAGACTTGGGAcccttctccttctctggctATGACAAGAAGCAAAAGTGGAAAGTCCAGAACAATGGGCATTCAG TGATGGTGCTGCTGGAGGGTGAGGCCTCCATCGCTGGAGGAGGACTGGCTGCCCGGTACCGGGCCACACAGCTGCACCTGCACTGGTCCGAGAAGCTGGATAGGGGCTCAGAGCATACCCTCGATGGCAGGCGCTTTGCCATGGAG ATGCACATAGTAcatgagaaagagaaggggacaTCGAGGAACGAGAAAGAGGCCCAGGATCCCAAAGATGAGATTGCAGTGCTGGCCTTCTTGCTGGAG GCCGGATCTGAGGAGAATTATGGCTTCCAGCCCCTGGTGGAGGCcctggcttctgtccccagaccCA AGATGAACACCACGATGAAAGAGAGCATCAGCCTGTTCGACCTAATCCCcaagaaggagaaactgaggcattaCTATCGCTACCTGGGCTCCCTCACCACTCCAGGCTGCCAGGAGACAGTTGTCTGGACCGTGTTCCAGGAGCGCATTCGGCTCCGCAGGGATCAG CTGAACTTGACCTCGGTGCTTTGA
- the CA4 gene encoding carbonic anhydrase 4 isoform X2 gives MDQVPREVTTRFSNRRPESHWCYEIQAKASNYTCLGPSHWGEDCQKNRQSPIDIVTTKAQVDPDLGPFSFSGYDKKQKWKVQNNGHSVMVLLEGEASIAGGGLAARYRATQLHLHWSEKLDRGSEHTLDGRRFAMEMHIVHEKEKGTSRNEKEAQDPKDEIAVLAFLLEAGSEENYGFQPLVEALASVPRPKMNTTMKESISLFDLIPKKEKLRHYYRYLGSLTTPGCQETVVWTVFQERIRLRRDQIFAFSKNLYYDKEQTLSMTENVRPLQPQGQRPVFKSRAPGQLLPLPLATILIPTLTCLMTGFLR, from the exons aGTCACACTGGTGCTACGAGATTCAAGCCAAGGCCTCCAACTATACTTGCTTGG gtCCTAGCCACTGGGGTGAAGACTGCCAGAAGAACCGCCAGTCCCCCATCGACATTGTCACTACAAAGGCACAGGTAGACCCAGACTTGGGAcccttctccttctctggctATGACAAGAAGCAAAAGTGGAAAGTCCAGAACAATGGGCATTCAG TGATGGTGCTGCTGGAGGGTGAGGCCTCCATCGCTGGAGGAGGACTGGCTGCCCGGTACCGGGCCACACAGCTGCACCTGCACTGGTCCGAGAAGCTGGATAGGGGCTCAGAGCATACCCTCGATGGCAGGCGCTTTGCCATGGAG ATGCACATAGTAcatgagaaagagaaggggacaTCGAGGAACGAGAAAGAGGCCCAGGATCCCAAAGATGAGATTGCAGTGCTGGCCTTCTTGCTGGAG GCCGGATCTGAGGAGAATTATGGCTTCCAGCCCCTGGTGGAGGCcctggcttctgtccccagaccCA AGATGAACACCACGATGAAAGAGAGCATCAGCCTGTTCGACCTAATCCCcaagaaggagaaactgaggcattaCTATCGCTACCTGGGCTCCCTCACCACTCCAGGCTGCCAGGAGACAGTTGTCTGGACCGTGTTCCAGGAGCGCATTCGGCTCCGCAGGGATCAG ATCTTCGCCTTCTCCAAGAACCTATACTATGATAAGGAGCAGACATTGAGTATGACAGAGAATGTCAGACCCTTGCAGCCGCAGGGGCAGCGACCCGTGTTCAAGTCTCGGGCCCCAGGACAGCTGCTGCCCTTGCCCTTGGCCACCATTCTGATCCCCACGCTCACCTGCCTGATGACTGGCTTCCTCCGATGA